Proteins encoded in a region of the Planococcus citri chromosome 1, ihPlaCitr1.1, whole genome shotgun sequence genome:
- the LOC135849785 gene encoding uncharacterized protein LOC135849785, with amino-acid sequence MAACGKLNDIRTELKSVPVDNECLNAVRALHQTVVCLRTALERSQSELHLLKKKVPSRSSSRKYDIAIEQLSLENHVLRRKILAAKNKNTLFDRGAKIKCFSMDNISQDTQTEDRENETNEPLPPEANGNVRDDSKDEEKSDEDNQFMFFKTKTDSEESEEVDDIELIFTTEDTKVISLHEELEPISDDGEPYESKSEINHHGIATQSVLVETDISKCGIVYKDEDTLLSPISQAGLSNSFRNALKKQDHPVKRKPTSRLAQAPVKPVVSLVRPVLNENNASMRDSEAQTDISAVPPSWKSESFLVNNKASQNFPTLPSKFAIPIKEHHQKPPLKLTEKTQEARRILLSDINFTSMVPELSRSVDHLCHNGVRLPSTGLQTPFAMKYLKSPALASTGSSYSRFEFQVANSSNSNWNCYENSYASDQDRSAQDLHAKRRQSWRPSMYSLDAYYVNRTSSVPPSPTLRRHSAALSYSPSANAETQFYYPLPDKFSVKTFSNSTLKNASVTSINRKPKAKVSFKESLLSKNTGSRQSLPNMYVDTESGEESTDSLIDESEECVRKSIDSTLTAIDWPYVGYRYVGRTHSVPNLFLEFSPPLSARPFIARSVHDLKINYFVKVINKEGRVVGGRIQFVGNIPGISEPYIGVLLPPSLGETDGTFQELRYFSCEKNCGLFVPFRKVVMAWKV; translated from the exons ATGGCTGCTTGCGGAAAGTTGAACGATATCAGAACGGAATTAAAATCAGTTCCCGTTGATAATGAATGTTTAAACGCAGTTCGTGCTTTGCACCAAACAGTGGTTTGTTTAAGGACAGCTTTAGAAAGATCGCAAAGTGAACTGCAtctgttgaagaaaaaagtaccCAGTCGGAGTTCTAGTCGTAAATATGATATCGCTATCGAGCAATTATCATTAGAGAACCACGTTCTAAGACGTAAGATCTTAGCTGCTAAAAACAAGAACACATTATTCGATCGTGGTGCCAAAATTAAATGCTTCTCGATGGATAATATTTCTCAAGATACGCAAACCGAAGACAGAGAAAACGAGACGAACGAACCGTTACCACCTGAAGCCAATGGTAACGTACGAGATGATTCCAAAGATGAGGAAAAAAGCGACGAGGATAATCAGTTCATGTTCTTCAAAACTAAAACCGACTCAGAGGAGTCCGAAGAAGTCGACGATATCGAACTGATATTCACCACCGAAGATACCAAAGTTATAAGTTTACACGAAGAACTCGAGCCTATTTCCGACGATGGCGAACCGTACGAATCCAAGTCGGAAATTAATCATCACGGTATCGCGACGCAATCGGTTTTAGTCGAGACTGATATTTCCAAATGCGGTATAGTTTACAAAGACGAAGACACATTGCTGAGTCCAATCAGTCAAGCCGGATTGAGTAATTCATTTCGTAATGCGCTCAAGAAGCAGGACCATCCCGTCAAAAGAAAACCCACCAGCAGGTTAGCTCAGGCTCCGGTCAAACCTGTGGTAAGCTTAGTGCGACCTGTACTGAACGAGAATAACGCATCTATGCGCGACTCCGAAGCCCAGACTGATATTTCGGCCGTACCGCCtagttggaaatctgaaagTTTCCTAGTGAATAACAAAGCGTCTCAAAACTTCCCCACATTACCGTCTAAATTCGCAATACCTATAAAAGAACATCATCAAAAACCTCCGTTGAAATTGACCGAAAAAACGCAAGAAGCTAGACGAATATTACTATCCGATATAAATTTCACTAGCATGGTACCGGAGCTATCGAGAAGTGTGGATCATTTATGCCATAACGGTGTTCGTTTACCTAGCACCGGTTTACAGACTCCTTTCGCCATGAAGTACTTGAAAAGTCCAGCTTTAGCTAGCACTGGTTCGTCGTATTCTAGATTCGAGTTCCAAGTGGCTAACTCTAGTAATTCTAATTGGAATTGTTACGAAAATTCGTACGCATCGGATCAAGACCGATCGGCGCAAGATTTACATGCCAAACGAAGACAATCTTGGAGACCATCGATGTACTCTCTGGATGCGTATTACGTTAATCGTACCTCATCCGTTCCTCCTTCGCCTACGTTGAGACGACATTCGGCTGCATTATCGTATTCTCCTTCGGCGAACGCAGAGACTCAGTTTTATTACCCACTACCAGATAAATTTAGCGTCAAGACTTTTTCCAATTCGACTTTGAAAAATGCCAGCGTTACGTCCATTAATCGTAAACCAAAGGCTAAAGTTTCCTTCAAAG AATCACTCCTTTCAAAAAATACAGGATCTCGCCAGTCATTACCGAACATGTACGTTGATACTGAAAGCGGCGAAGAATCGACAGATTCACTCATAGACGAATCGGAAGAATGTGTTAGGAAATCGATAGATTCTACGTTGACCGCTATAGATTGGCCATATGTTGGTTATCGTTACGTTGGACGTACTCATTCGGTGCCGAATTTattcttag AATTTTCGCCACCGCTCTCAGCCAGGCCATTTATCGCTAGATCTGTCCacgacttgaaaattaattacttcGTTAAAGTAATCAATAAAGAAGGTAGAGTAGTCGGAGGAAGAATCCAATTCGTCGGAAACATTCCGGGTATATCAGAACCGTACATCGGTGTACTGCTACCTCCAAGTTTGGGTGAAACAGACGGAACATTCCAAGAATTACGATATTTTTCAtg tgaaaaaaattgcggtCTGTTTGTCCCATTTCGTAAAGTTGTGATGGCATGGAAGGTGTAA